CGGCCAGGTGATCACCTTCATCGACGAGCTGCACACCATGGTCGGCGCGGGCGCCGGCGGCGACTCCGCGATGGACGCGGGCAACATGCTCAAGCCGATGCTGGCCCGCGGCGAGCTGCGGATGGTCGGCGCCACCACGCTGGACGAGTACCGCGAGCGGATCGAGAAGGACCCGGCCCTGGAGCGCCGCTTCCAGCAGGTGATGGTCGGCGAGCCCAGCGTCGAGGACACCATCGCCATCCTGCGCGGCCTGAAGGGCCGCTACGAGGCGCACCACAAGGTGGAGATCACCGACGCCGCGCTGGTCGCCGCCGCCACCCTCTCCAACCGGTACATCACCGCCCGATTCCTCCCCGACAAGGCGATCGACCTGGTCGACGAGGCGGCCTCCCGGCTGCGGATGGAGATCGACTCCTCCCCGGTGGAGATCGACGAGCTGCAGCGCTCCGTCGACCGGCTCCGGATGGAGGAGCTGGCGCTGGACAAGGAGTCCGACCCGGCGTCGGTCGAGCGGCTCGGCAAGCTGCGCCGCGACCTCGCCGACAAGCAGGAGCAGCTGAGCACCCTCAACGCCCGCTGGGAGCAGGAGAAGAAGTCCCTGAACCGGGTCGGCGAGCTCAAGGAGCGCCTGGACGACCTGCGCGGGGCGCTGGACCGCGCCCAGCGGGACGGCGACTTCGAGCGCGCCTCCAAGCTGATGTACGCCGAGATCCCATCCGCCGAGCGGGAGCTGACCGAGGCGCAGGACCGTGCGGCGGACCAGCCGAACACCACCATGGTCAAGGAGCAGGTCGGCCCGGACGACGTGGCCGACGTGGTCGCCTCCTGGACGGGCATCCCGGCCGGCCGGCTGCTGGAGGGCGAGAGCGCCAAACTCCTCCGCATGGAGGAGGAGTTGGGCCGACGCCTGATCGGCCAGCGGGAGGCCGTCCAGGCCGTCTCGGACGCGGTGCGCCGCACCCGTTCCGGCATCGCCGACCCGGACCGGCCGACCGGCTCGTTCCTGTTCCTCGGCCCGACCGGCGTCGGCAAGACCGAACTCGCCAAGGCGCTCGCGGACTTCCTGTTCGACGACGAGCGGGCGATGGTCCGGATCGACATGAGCGAGTACGGCGAGAAGCACTCGGTCTCCCGGCTGGTCGGCGCCCCGCCCGGGTACGTCGGCTACGAGGAGGGCGGCCAGCTCACCGAGGCGGTCCGCCGCCGCCCGTACAGCGTGGTGCTGCTGGACGAGGTGGAGAAGGCCCACCCCGAGGTGTTCGACGTGCTGCTCCAGGTGCTGGACGACGGCCGGCTCACCGACGGCCAGGGCCGCACGGTGGACTTCCGCAACGCGATCCTGATCCTCACCTCCAACCTGGGCTCCCAGTACCTGGTCAACCCGGGCACGCCGGAGGAGCGCAAGAAGGAACTGGTGCTGGAGACCGTCCGGCAGTCCTTCAAGCCGGAGTTCCTGAACCGGCTCGACGACATCGTGGTCTTCGAGCCGCTCGGCACCGAGGAGCTCAGCCGGATCGTCGACCTGCAGGTCGCGGCCCTCGGCCGCCGCCTGCACGAGCGCCGGCTCACCCTGGACGTCACCCCGGCGGCCCGGGACTGGCTCTCCCTCACCGGTTACGACCCGGCGTACGGCGCCCGCCCGCTGCGTCGGCTGGTGCAGTCCGCGATCGGCGACCAGCTGGCCAAGGAGATCCTCTCCGGCCGGGTGCACGACGGCGACACCGTCCTGGTCGACCGGGACGACTCGGGAGACCGGCTGACCGTCGGGCCGCGCCCCTCGCTGGTGAAGTGACGCCCCCGGGCGGGCGGGGCCCCGAACGGCTCCGCCCGCCCCGCGCCACCTGCGCGGACGTCCCGGGGGCCACCGCTCGCACGGAGGTGATCACGCACCGAGGTGCACCCTGTGCCCCGGGCCCCGAATGAGGCAGGATGGAGACCTGGAAAGGCGGCCCCCCACCGGCAGCCAACCTTGTGCACCGTGAAAGGGACACCCCCGTGAGCATCGACCCGTCGTCCATCCCCTCCTTCGGCCTGCCGCAGGGCGGCGGCCAGCCGGGCGGAGCTCCGGCCGGGCCGCCGCCGGTGATCGTTCCGGACCAGAACCTGGTCACCCAGCTGCTCGACCAGATGCAGCTCAAGCACGTGGTGGACGAGGAGGGCGACCTCACCGCCCCCTGGGAGAACTTCCGCGTCTACTACATGTTCCGCGGCGACCAGAAGGAGCTCTTCGCGGTCCGCGCCTTCTACGACCGCCCGTTCCCGCTGGAGAAGAAGGCCGAGCTGCTCGACCTGATCGACGAGTGGAACCGCGAGACCCTCTGGCCGAAGGTCTACACCCACACCCACGAGGACGGCGTGGTCCGCCTGATCGGCGAGTCCCAGATGATCGTCGGCAACGGCGTCAACCTGGAGTACTTCGTCGGCACCACCGCCAACTGGACCCAGGCCGCCGTCGGCTTCGAGCAGTGGATGGTCGAGCGCCTCGGCCTCCAGGAGCAGGTCGAGGACGGCGACTCCGCCTCCGGCGAGGACGGCGACACCAACGAGGCCTGAACCTCCGCAAGCCCCCGGACGGGCCCGCCCACCTGCACCGGTGGGCGGGCCCGTCCGCGTCGAACTCCCGTACCATCGTGGCTCTTTTGCACCTGCGGGCGCGGGCCGGACTCCGGGGGGAGACACCATGGCCGTCGAGATCACCCTGCCGTTCGCCGAGGACGAGCGGGCCGCGGGGGTCGCCGCCGAACTGGCGGACACGGGCAACGACGCCTTCCTGCGGGCGGCGGTGGGCCAGGAGTTCGCCGTCCACCACCGCTCCACCCGAGCGCTGGTGGCCGGGCCGACGGACGGCTCGGCGTCCAGCCTGCTGCTGCACGCGCTGCACCTGTGCTTCCGCGCGCACCTGCCGGTCAGCCTCTCGCCGGACCTGCTCTGGTACGCCGTCGTGCACGAGGTGGCCACCCACGTCCGGCTGAACGGCGAGAGGTACGCCGGGCTGTTCACCAGGACTCCGGGGACGAAGCGGACCATCGAGGTCCGGGACGACTCGCTGCTCGCCGCCCCCGACTGGCAGCGCTCGCTGCACCTGGTCCAGCCGCTGCTCCGGAAGGAGATCGGCGAGGAGCTCGCGGACCTGTTCCAGCCCGCCTTCTCCACCACCACTCCGGTGGACGCCTCCGCCACCCTGGTGGCGCTGATGGACGTGGTCAGCCCGTACTACGACTTCCGCTGGCGCACGCTCTGCGGCATCCCGCGGATCCGGCTGGAGGGCGCCGCCGCGGACTGGCGGCTGCTGGCCGACCGGGTCGGCGGGCTGGAGGCGCGGTTCGCGGGTCTGCGCGAGTGGCTGCGCGCGCTGCGGCCGGTGCTGGAGACGATCGCCGCGACCGCCGCCGGCGGCGAGGTGGACGAGGAGTTCTGGCGCTCGATCTACAAGTGGAAGTCCTACTCCGGCGGGTGCGAGGTCACCGGCTGGATCACCGCGTTCTTCGCGCACCGCTACGGCTCGGAGACGGCCGAGCCGGCCGTTCGGGAGCGGATCGGGGACGACAGCTTCCCGTCCCACCTGTCGCTCGTCCCGTTCGAGTGGCAGCGGCCCGACGGCGCGCTCCGGATGGCCTTCGTCGGCGGCGTCCTCGGCATCGAACGCGACGCCGAGTGGATCCGGCCGCGGCTCGGCTTCGCGGTCCTGGAGCTCACCGCCCCGCCGCTCGACGCGGACTGGACCGCCGCCGACGTCAACGCCTTCACCGGCCGCACCGACGCCGTGCTCCTGCGGAAAGGCCAGGTCGAGGGCTACGGCGTCGACGGCGACCCGCTGCCCGTCACCCGGGCGGTGGTCTTCGGCGACATGGACCGACTGGCCGACGACGAGCCGGGCCACGCCGTGCTGGAGGCCGACGACCGTTGGTACCCGGCCGAGTTCATCGGCAACGGATTCCTCTCGGTGCGCCGCACCGGCACCGACCTCGCCACCGCCCTCCGGGCGATCCCGGGCTGAGCCGGCCGGGTCCTGGCGGGCTCCCGCCGGGCCCCTGGATGATGGGCCCACCCACCATCCACGAGGAGCCGTGATGAGCACGAGGCCGCTGCTGAACCGCCGCCTCGCCGGTATGGGAACGACGATCTTCGCCGAGATGTCGGCCCTGGCCACCGCCACCGGTTCGATCAACCTCGGACAGGGGTTCCCGGACACCGACGGGCCCGCGGAGGTCCGCGAGGCCGCGGTGCGGGCCCTGCGCGAGGGCCGCGGCAACCAGTACCCGCCGGGGCCGGGCGTGCCGGAGCTGCGGCAGGCGATCGCCGAACACCAGCAGCGCTTCTACGGCCTGACGGTCGATCCGGACACCGAGGTGCTGGTCACCGCCGGCGCCACCGAGGCGATCGCCGCCGCTCTGCTCGCCCTGCTGGAGCCGGGCGACGAGGTGATCGCCTTCGAACCCTTCTACGACTCGTACGCCGCGTGCATCGCGATGGCCGGAGCCGTCCGGGTGCCGCTGACGCTCCGCCAGCCCGCGTTCCGGCCGGACCTGGACGAGCTGCGCTCGCTGATCACGCCGCGCACCCGGCTGCTGCTGATCAACACCCCGCACAACCCGACCGGCACCGTGCTGACCTCCGAGGAACTCGCCGGGATCGCCGAACTCGCCGTCGAGCACGACCTGTTGGTGATCACCGACGAGGTCTACGAGCACCTGGTGTTCGCCGGCGACCACCACCCGCTCGCCGCCCTCCCCGGCATGCGCGAGCGCACCGTGGCGATCTCCTCCGCCGGCAAGACCTTCTCCTTCACCGGCTGGAAGGTCGGCTGGGTCACCGGCACCCCCGAACTGGTGGCCGCCGTCCGCACCGCCAAGCAGTACCTCACCTACGTCAGCGCCGGCCCGTTCCAGTACGCGGTCGCCGAGGCGCTGCGCCTGCCCGACGCGTACTACGCGGAGTTCCGCGCCGAGCTGCACCGCAAGCGGGACCTGCTGGCGGCGGGCCTGGCCTCAGCGGGCTTCCGGGTGTTCGAGCCGCAGGGCACGTACTTCATCACCACCGACATCACGCCACTGGGCGAGAAGGACGGCATCGAGTTCTGCCGGACCCTGCCGGAGCGCTGCGGCGTCGTCGCCATCCCCAACGCCGTCTTCTACGACGACACCGAGGCGGGCCTCAGCCAAGTCCGCTTCGCCTTCTGCAAGCGGGAAGAAGTACTCGAAGCAGCGGTCGCCAGGCTGTCCGACCTGCGGAAACGCTGAGCCCTCCGCAGCGCCCCGGACCGGACGGAAGGTCATGCCCGAGCACCCGGGAACGTCGTAGATCGGACCCGGATCAACAGAGGCCCGTTTCGGGCGACTGCGGCCATCTGCCTACGGGTGCCCCCTGCGGAGATCTCCAGCTTGCGGCCGATCGCCTGGTCAGTGAGGCCCTACCTGAGCAGCACGCAGACCGAGTCCGACCGGGGCCGCTCGCCTACTTCGCTACCCGAGCCCGCATCTGGGAGCCCTCCTTCGGCATCCTGCTCGCGCTGAGCGCCAAGCAGCTCGCACGACTGAACACCTCACGGACGCCCCGCAGCCCGGCCAGAACATCCCGGACTGCCTGACGACCCGCACGGAGGACATCTCGACCTGCACCCCCGGGCGGGCGGCGGCCGTCGAGTTCCGCTACTTCCGGGCCCTGGAGCGGAAGGTGGCGGAGCGTCACGGAGCCAGGGTGGCCGGCTGACCACCTGGAGTCCCCGGTGGTGGCGGAAGGTCGCCACCGGGGGCTTCGGTGTGCCCGACCACGCGGAGCGCGCGGCGCGCACTACCGGCGCGCACGGCGCGCAGGACCCGCTCGGCAGCGCTCGCCGAACAGAGTGCAACCCGGGACCGATCACACCCAGTCGGACACACGCCCCAGAACGGTGAATGAGTGCCAAACATGGGTAAATCCCCGACGGACCCGGAGAATTCGTGCTTCTCTGCTGCTGAATCTCCAGCCGGAATCCTTCCTTCCACGGTCGGCCGCGCCCCGGATCGGACAGCCTCGAACAGCCTCACGCCAGAGGCGCGAGCTCCGGCCGCAGGGGGCGCGCACGGAGCTGAAACGCGGAGCCGAGCATGCTCACCACCTTGCAGACCTCCTACACGGACACCCGCGCCGGCGACCTGGCCTGGCAGCTGGGCGGGGAACCGCTGCCCGCGCTGGCCGTCCGCGACCTCAGACTCGACGGCCCCGACCAGGCCGCCGGCGTCCGCGGCACCCTCCAGCTGCGGCTGCTGGGCGCCTCGCACCAGGTGGTCCTGGCGGCCGGCCCGGGCGACTGCCTGGAGACGGTGGCCTGCCTGCCCGGCCGCCGCACCCCGCTCCCCGCCCGGGTGGCCGAACAGGTGGCCGGCTGGGAGTACGAGTTCGCCGCCCGGATCGAGGAACTGCCGCCGCACGTGTTCGCGGCCCGCGCCCAGGAGCTGCTGGCTCTGGTCGAGGGGCACCCGCGGGCGCTGGCCGGCATCTTCCCCGGTGACCCGAGCGCGTTCACCGCGCTGGTCGCGCACTGCGAGGAGCGCCGGGTGCACTGGCGCACCTGGCACGCCTACCCGCAGGAGGGCCGGCTGGTGTGCACCCGCTCGTCGCTCTCGCTGCGCACCCCCGGCGGTAGCACCGCCGACGTCTGCGCCGACGCCCTCGGCCGCGGGCCCGAACCCGCCGAACCGCAGGCCGGATGGTGAGCGGGCGTCAACCTGTCGCCCTGCCCTGTCCACCGTTTGGGTGCAGCCATTCACCCGGGCTCTCGCCTAGCGTTCATTCATGATCAACCACCCGGTCGGACGGCCCGCGCAGCCGGGTCCGGACGCCCCCGCACCCCCGCCCGCGGCCGATCACCGGCCCACCGCCCCCCGCGCCGCGGGCCCGGGCGGAGCGGTCCGGGTCGGCGGCGCCATACCGCCGGCCGTCCCCGCCCGCCCGGCCCGGATCCTGGTGCTGCTGGCCGCGTTCGTCTGCGCGGCCTGCGGCCTGGTGTACGAACTCGAACTGGTCGCCCTGGGCGGCTACCTGCTGGGCGACTCGGTCACCCAGACCTCCGTGGTGCTGTCCGTCATGGTGTTCGCGATGGGCGTCGGCTCACTGCTCGCCAAGGGCCTCACCCGCCGCCCGGCCACCTCCTTCGCGCTCGTCGAGTACGCGCTGTCGCTGACCGGCGGCCTGTCCGCGCTCGCCCTGTACTGCGGCTGGGCCTGGCTGCACCGCCCGCACGCCACGCTGATCGCGCTGATCACCGCCACCGTGCTGATCGGCCTGCTGATCGGCGCCGAGATCCCGCTGCTGATGACGCTGATCCAGCGGATCCGCCGCGACCACGCCGGCCGCGCGGTCGCCGACCTGTTCGCCGCCGATTACGTGGGCGCGCTGATCGGCGGGCTGGCCTTCCCGTTCGTCCTGCTGCCCGCCCTCGGCCAGGCCACCGGGGCGCTGCTCACCGGCGCGGTCAACGCGGTGGCGGGCGCCGTGGTGGTGCTCTGGCTGTTCCGCTCCGAACCCACCCCGCGCACCCGGCTGGTCCTGTGGACCGGCTGCGGCCTGGTGCTGGCCGTCCTCGCCCTGGCCGCCGCCTGCAGCGGCGCGATCGAACGCGCCGCCCGGCACGCCCTGTACGGCGGGCCGATCCGGTTCGCCACCCAGAGCCGCTACCAGGAGATCGTCCTCACCGGCGACCCCGACACCCCGCGCGTCCCGCCGCAGCGCGCCCCCGCGCCGCTGGAGCTGTACCTGGACGGCCGCCTCGCCGTCTGCGGTCCCGACGAGTACCGCGAGCACGAGGCGCTGGTCCGCCCCGCGCTGGCCGTCGGCCCCAGCGGCCGGGTGCTGGTGCTCGGCGGCGACGGCCTGGCGCTGCGCGAGGTGCTGCGCCACCCCGCGGTGCGCAGCGTGCTGGTGGTCGAACGCGACCCGGCGATCTCCGCGCTGGCCCGCCGGGACGCCGCGTTCGCCGCGCTCGCCGCGCACCCGTGGGACGATCCGCGGGTCCGGCTGGTCACCGCCGAGCCGCTGGGCTGGCTGCGCACCTCGGCCGGGCCGTTCGACGTGATCGTCTCCGACCTGGACGGGGACGCGTTCGGCGGCAGGTACCGCTCCCTCGAGTTCTACGGCCTGGCCGCCCGGCTGCTCGCCCCCGACGGGCGGCTCGCCGTCCGCGGCGGCACGCCGAACAGCGGCCTGTGGACCGCGGAGGCCGGGCTGGCCGCCACCGGGCTGGACACCGTCCCCTACCAGGGCGGCGCGCCGTCCGCCCCGGAGTGCGGCCGCAGCTCCCCCGCCCAGGCCTTCCTGCTCGCCGCCCGCCGGCCCCCCGCGCTCGACCTCGCCCCGGACGCGCCCGCCCCGCGCTCCCTCACCGTCCCCGCCCTGCGCACCACCGCCGCCCGCCTCGCCGCCCACCGCCCGGCCCCCCTGCCCCCGCCCCACACCCTGCTCGGCCCGTGACCACCCGTCAGAATCCCGGCGCACGTCCCGCCACCACCCGGGTCACCGCTCCCCGCACCCGAATCCGCTTCCCCGTTGGACCCGTTCGCGCAATGCTCGGCCCCGCTTCGCGTGGAGGGCTCGGCACGGCGGCGGGCGGTCGGTAGGCTCGCCGGTATGGAGCATGAGGTAGTCGTCCCGGTGCCCGCCGAGGTGGTCCGGGAGGCGCTGGTGGACCGCGAACTGGTGGCCCGCTGCGTGCCGGGGCTGAGCCCGGTCGCGTCCACGTCCGCCCCCGCGGCGGACAGCCGCCTCAGGATCCGCATCGCCGGCTCCACGATCACCTTCGCCGGCCGGCTGACCGTGGCGGGCTGGCAGGACGACGTGCTCGCCGTTCGCATGACCGGCGAGGAGATCCGCGGCGCGGCCCCGGTGACCGCCGAGCTGCAGGTGACGCTGGAGGAGCGGAAGGGCGAGACCGCGATGCGTTTCGCGACCACGCTGACCGCGTCCGGGCGGCTGGCGGGCTTCGAGGAGTCGGTGCTGGAGTCGACCGGCCGCCGGCTGATCGACCGGGCGGTGGCGGCGCTGGTGGCCGAGCTGTCCGAGCCGGCCGACGAGGACGACGCGGACGTCGACGGGGCGGACGGCGCGACCGTGGTGTTCCTGGACGACCGCGCCCAGGGCCAGGACCTGGACGACGACCTGTCGGACCTGATCGCGTTCAGCGAGGACGAGCTGCCCGATCCGGTGCCGGTGCCGTCGCGCCCGGAGTCCGCGTTCGACCCGGAGACCGCCCCGGTGCGGCGCAGCATCGTCGGCCGCTCGGCGGAGGAGGTCGACCACGCCCCGCCGCACGGCCGCTACGCGCCGGCCCCGCCGGCGCACAGCGCGCGGGCCCGGGCGGCGTCCCGCTGGGGCGGTGCGGAGCCGACGCTGCTGGCGGGCGCGGTCGGCGACCGGAGTGCGCTGCCGTGGATGATCGGCGGCGGAGTGGCGCTGATCGGCGGCGCGGTGGTGCTGGTCCGGGCCCTGCGGCGGCGCTGAGCCGGGCGGTGGGGACCCACTAAGCTGGCTGTCCATGAGCAACGACCGCGACGCCCTGCTGGCGCAGATCAAGGACAAGGCCGTCGTGCACGGCAAGGTCACCCTCTCCTCCGGCCGGGAGGCCGACTACTACGTCGACCTGCGCCGGATCACGCTGGACGCGGAGGCGGCCCCGCTGGTCGGCAAGGTGATGCTGGACGCGGCCGCGGACCTGGAGTTCGACGCGGTGGGCGGGCTGACCCTGGGCGCCGACCCGGTGGCCGCGGCGATGCTGCACGCGGCGGCGGCCCGCGGCCGGAAGCTGGACGCGTTCGTGGTGCGGAAGGCGGGCAAGGCGCACGGCCTGCAGCGCCGGATCGAGGGCCCGGACGTGAAGGGCCGCCGGGTGCTGGCGGTGGAGGACACCTCCACCACCGGCGGTTCGGTGCTCACCGCGGTGGAGGCGCTGCGCGAGGCGGGCGCCGAGGTGGTGGGCGTCGCGGTGATCGTGGAGCGCGGCGCGGCCCCGGCGATCGCCGAGGCGGGCCTCCCGTACGTGACCGCGTACACCCTGGACGACCTGGGTCTGTGAGCCCGGAGCCGGGCCGGTGAGCCCGGTCCGTTCCACGTGGAACAACGCGAGAGGCCCCGATCACCGCGGTGATCGGGGCCTCTGCCGTGCCGAGCGGGACGTCAGTGCTTGCGGTGGCGACCGCTGCTGACGGGCTCGTGCTCCTCGGTGGCGGCGCCGGCGCCGGCGGCCTTCTTCTTCTTACGCTCGCGGATCACCTCGACGATGATCGGCGAGACGGAGATCAGGATGATCAGCGCCATCGCGGGGAGCAGGTACTTGTCGATCACCGGGGCGAGCTGGTCACCGGTCAGGTAGCCGATCAGCAGCATGGTCTCGGTCCAGAGCACCGCGCCGACGACGTTCCAGACGAAGAAGGTCTTGGCGGGCATCTGCAGGGTGCCGGCGACCGGGTTCAGGAAGGTCCGCACGATCGGGATGAAGCGGGCCATCACCACGGCCTTGGCGGGGCCGAACTTGTCGAAGTACTCCTCGGCCTTCTCCACGTACTCGGGCCGGAAGATCTTCGAGTTCGGCTTGTCGAACATCTTCGGCCCGACCTTGCGGCCCAGCAGGTGCCCGAGCTGGGCGCCGAGGATGGCGCAGACGGGCGCGCCGATCAGCAGCAGGGCGATGTTCATCTGGGCGCCTTCGCCGAGCACCTTGTCGGCGGCGCTGGAGGCGGCGACACCGGCCAGGATGAGCAGCGAGTCACCGGGGAAGAAGAACCCGACCAGCAGGCCGGTCTCGGCGAAGATGATCGCCAGGATCCCGATGGCGCCGACGGAGGCGACGAGCGATTTGGCGTCAAGGACGTTGACGGCGAGCTGGAGGTGTTGTTCCACGCGCGCAGGATAGCCCGGATGGCTTTGCAAAGCCTTAACTGCGGGTCTCCGGGCAGGGTCGGCGGGCCCTTCACCGGGTCGGCCGTCCCAAGTGGCGGGCCGCTTGGTGTGTCTGCGGGGGGAGTCTGGGAGGATGGCGGAGGTGTCCGGCCCGCGGTCGAGCTACCACCCTCTCGCTCGACCGCATCGATGTCGTGAACCACAGGCGTATCGAGCCTTCGGACAGCGTCGTCCGATCGCCCCACACCGACAGGAGCGGATTCGCATGCCCATCGCAACTCCCGAGGCCTACAACGAGATGCTCGACCGGGCCAAGGCGGGCAAGTTCGCCTACCCGGCGATCAACGTCACCTCGACGCAGACCCTGCACGCCGCCCTGCGCGGCTTCGCCGAGGCCGAGAGCGACGGCATCATCCAGATCTCCACCGGTGGTGCGGAGTTCCTGGGCGGCCAGTACAACAAGGACATGGTGACCGGCGCGGTCGCGCTGGCCGAGTTCGCGCACATCGTCGCGGCCAAGTACGACATCACCGTGGCGCTGCACACCGACCACTGCCCGAAGGACAAGCTGGACGGCTACGTCCGCCCGCTGCTGGCGATCTCCGCCGAGCGCGTGGCCCGCGGCGACAACCCGCTGTTCCAGTCGCACATGTGGGACGGCTCGGCCGAGACCCTGGCCGACAACCTGGCCATCGGCCAGGAGCTGCTGGCCCAGGCCGCCGCCGCCAAGATCATCCTTGAGGTCGAGATCACCCCGACCGGCGGCGAGGAGGACGGCGTCTCGCACGAGATCAACGACGAGCTGTACACCACCGTCTCCGACGCGGTGCGCACCGCCGAGGCGCTCGGCCTGGGCGAGAAGGGCCGCTACCTGCTGGCCGCCTCGTTCGGCAACGTGCACGGCGTGTACAAGCCGGGCAACGTCGTGCTGCGTCCGGAGCTGCTCGCCGACCTGCAGGCCGAGATCGGCAAGCAGTACGGCAAGCAGGACCCGTTCGACTTCGTCTTCCACGGCGGCTCCGGCTCCACCGAGCAGGAGATCCTGACCGCGCTGGAGAACGGCGTCGTCAAGATGAACCTCGACACCGACACCCAGTACGCCTTCACCCGCCCCGTCGTGGACCACATGTTCCGCAACTACGACGGCGTGCTGAAGGTCGACGGCGAGGTCGGCAAGAAGAACACCTACGACCCGCGCACCTGGGGCAAGCTGGCCGAGGCCGGCATGGCCCACCGCGTCACCGAGGCCGCGCAGCAGCTGCGCTCGGCCGGCAAGCGGATGAAGTAAGGCGCACGGAGCAGGCACCGCGCGCACGGCGCCCCCGTCCCCGGCCGGTCCGGTGGCGGGGGCGCCGTCGTTCGCGGTCGGGCGCGTGCGGCCGGGTGGCAGACTGGCACACCATGGAGACGCACAAGAACCTGCTCGACGGCCCCGAACCGACCCTCCTGCCGGAGGAGGAGCACCCCTACCGGATGCTGGCC
The DNA window shown above is from Streptomyces sp. TLI_171 and carries:
- a CDS encoding DedA family protein; translation: MEQHLQLAVNVLDAKSLVASVGAIGILAIIFAETGLLVGFFFPGDSLLILAGVAASSAADKVLGEGAQMNIALLLIGAPVCAILGAQLGHLLGRKVGPKMFDKPNSKIFRPEYVEKAEEYFDKFGPAKAVVMARFIPIVRTFLNPVAGTLQMPAKTFFVWNVVGAVLWTETMLLIGYLTGDQLAPVIDKYLLPAMALIILISVSPIIVEVIRERKKKKAAGAGAATEEHEPVSSGRHRKH
- the fbaA gene encoding class II fructose-bisphosphate aldolase codes for the protein MPIATPEAYNEMLDRAKAGKFAYPAINVTSTQTLHAALRGFAEAESDGIIQISTGGAEFLGGQYNKDMVTGAVALAEFAHIVAAKYDITVALHTDHCPKDKLDGYVRPLLAISAERVARGDNPLFQSHMWDGSAETLADNLAIGQELLAQAAAAKIILEVEITPTGGEEDGVSHEINDELYTTVSDAVRTAEALGLGEKGRYLLAASFGNVHGVYKPGNVVLRPELLADLQAEIGKQYGKQDPFDFVFHGGSGSTEQEILTALENGVVKMNLDTDTQYAFTRPVVDHMFRNYDGVLKVDGEVGKKNTYDPRTWGKLAEAGMAHRVTEAAQQLRSAGKRMK